Genomic DNA from Vibrio vulnificus CMCP6:
ATGTTTAAGTGCCGTGAACCTCACATAGTGTTCGCCTTCTTGATAGGTGTACTCAAAATGATCACATCCCTGTTCATACAAGGCTGAGTAAGCACGTTGATAATAAATATCAGCCGATAAATCTGTGGTAGGAGCTATAGTCATCTTGTTCCCTTACGCAACCGGCGTACTCGGTAAGTTAATCAGGTGTGCTTCAATAAACTCTGAATGGGTCAAATCCCCGCGCAGGGCTTGTTCGAACATTGGCAAACGATGCATTAACTGCCAAATTGGGCGAGTCATTACGCCAGCGGCATTAGTTTGCTCAAGCAGTTCATTGCGCTGCTGTGCATCCGCGCAAATGATGGCATTGAGCCAGTAGTTAGATTGCGCGTATTCTGGCTCGACCACAAAGGTCACATCGCTGCTGGCGAAAAACGCTTGGTATTGATGTGCCAGTTGGCGTTTTTGAGCCAGATAGTGTTCAAGTACTTCCATCTGCGCACAACCCAGCGCCGCATTTAAGTTCGGCATGCGGTAGTTAAACCCTGGCTCATCATGGAAGAACTCATACGGGTGCGGCACTTTCGCCGTCGTAGTCACATGCTTAGTGCGTCTGCCCGCTTCTTCACTCCCGCAAAGCACCATACCGCCACCACCTGTGGTAATGATTTTGTTGCCGTTGAAACTCACCGCACCAAAATCACCGATTGTCCCCGTGTGCTTACCCTTGTAAAACGAGCCTAGGCTTTCCGCAGCATCCTCGACTAACGAAATATTCCATTTCAAACAAACAGCAACCAGTTCATCCAATTCT
This window encodes:
- a CDS encoding LegC family aminotransferase, with the protein product MNAQLLVEFVRDQYQTQDFIPLHAPTFAGNEKAYVMETIDSTFVSSVGKFVDEFERKMEAFTGTPKAVATVNGTAALHAALYMAGVERGDLVITQALTFVATCNALYHMGAEPIFVDVSPVSLGLCPKAMSAFLEDNAQVTEAGCIHKQTGRRIKAVVPMHTFGHPVELDELVAVCLKWNISLVEDAAESLGSFYKGKHTGTIGDFGAVSFNGNKIITTGGGGMVLCGSEEAGRRTKHVTTTAKVPHPYEFFHDEPGFNYRMPNLNAALGCAQMEVLEHYLAQKRQLAHQYQAFFASSDVTFVVEPEYAQSNYWLNAIICADAQQRNELLEQTNAAGVMTRPIWQLMHRLPMFEQALRGDLTHSEFIEAHLINLPSTPVA